Proteins co-encoded in one Dreissena polymorpha isolate Duluth1 chromosome 12, UMN_Dpol_1.0, whole genome shotgun sequence genomic window:
- the LOC127853188 gene encoding uncharacterized protein LOC127853188 isoform X4 has translation MIGFVILVFLEIQCVLLKHGSTATTFKATTSAPTTASYISVAEAVTQDTTSSPPTAFNTTTTKAENPGITTPATTTTTNITTTESETYGTNTFSPTTATNTLTTQIKASSASNTSAVSTKPSDRLTTSTTTSISATATTPAPTFSPTPTTTPVPTSSPEPTTTPVPPYSPEPTTTAASTSPPEQTTTPDPTTTPAPTSSPQRITDPVPASSPEQTTDPVPTSSPDSTTDPAPTSSPEPTTDPVPTSSPEPTTDPVSTSPSEPTADPLPTSSPEQTTDHLPTYSPEPTTDPVPTSSPEPTTGPIPSSSPEPTTDLLPTSSTTEHVPASSPELTTEPATTSSPEPTTDHVPTSSPEPTTDPAPTSSPEPITDPVSISSHEHKTNPAPTSSPEQTTTHVTPYSPEPATTVVTTSSPEPTTIPSPPYSPKPTTTSSPPYSPEPTTTSAPPYSPKPTTTSAPQFTTEPTTTPASVSSPELITTPAPPYSPEPTTTLATPYSPESTTILAPQYSPEPITTPEPPYSPEQTTTPAPRYSPEPTTTPEPQYSPEPKTTTAQTYSLEPTATPEPPYSPEPNTTPAPPYSLEPTATPASPCSTESTTTPEPPYSPEPTTTSVPTSSSEPTTTSIPTSPTEPTTTPAFVSSPEPTTTHVPTSSPQPTITSTLDATTFSTTDCVSPPGIPNGTYTALSAAYNSAINYLCNPGFQLTGNNSIMCLDSGNWSELKATCTIKDCGTPPGLLNGYFTKAKTTFDSSVEYTCITGYDLNGNNTIVCLEYGNWSELRTRCEIKNCYNTPIVANGKCISNTTIYKSPAACSCDAGYTLHGDNYTECLANGSWSDVNITCTARDCGPPPELLNGSHTQGKTTFNSSIEYSCNHGYDLTGNNTIVCLENGLWNKLGATCIIKDCNLTKPISHGSCFANTTTYQSKAECLCDAGYTLHGENFTECLSDGSWSDANITCIIKDCIPPPSLLNGSRTQGKTTFNSSIEYSCNNGYDITGNNIIVCLENGIWSKLEATCIIKDCGNYTHTLNGMVEFPNDTTYLSVANVHCIEGYRLKKEHNNSVTSEYINCTEEGLWQVSKGCELKDCGPPPSGKLSTVNAPVKTFNSSAVYTCNHGYSTYNDSTIVCNASGLWSDEAPICYDINECLDRKTCHYNANCTNTDGSFKCECQTGYRDLDGVGGQHCDDIDECSSGGDFFCATSFNQTRVCVNIDGGYVCVCNKGFTGPKCERDIDECIHNTTCGGNADCSNAFGRFTCACREGYPQGNPYLGCFEPVLLEFSGAGDRYWDIDNEIIKEYQISRRLPYFGEYVHWLRPSMDGFISLDFQPLYNQYGGENASEWRTAVQNHLVIAPLWTNIDSRNITDGGLWIHLFTDRQKNNVDIEKIQQLVRQYTNQTEFIVSVALVATWKHVTVHSPYEPGYELVKHQNLSMQCILASDGMYTYIIFNYDREQFSIKPLSEVPVASGFTNLNYTGVILSNRKNFTRLNQESNVKPDFAGRWLYNVTVITESMKNEILCQRFFDSNKDGLKTLIKKELEFALPCPCQEVLMIEDYTFNRNDSLRPGFGDHMTCYESWFFSAYGIKQRCCYMFSKLQTQYPGAVAAEFENKTLAELLEKGYNQCCSSGVSQKFCHLYQEINPPDDCSKYTISDEIPLRADIMQDDLGVEKQHEDTRGEGMMGHFVRSVRKMFGL, from the exons ATGATCGGTTTTGTTATACTAGTATTTCTTGAAATACAATGTGTTCTGCTTAAGCATGGAAGTACAG CGACAACATTCAAAGCTACAACGTCTGCACCGACAACAGCGTCCTACATATCAGTAGCAGAAGCGGTAACACAAGACACAACGTCTTCACCACCAACTGCGTTCAACACAACAACCACAAAAGCGGAAAATCCAGGGATAACCACTCCtgcaactacaacaacaaccaaCATAACAACAACAGAATCGGAAACATATGGGACAAACACGTTTTCTCCGACAACAGCAACCAATACATTAACTACACAAATAAAAGCATCATCTGCATCAAACACTTCGGCTGTTTCAACAAAACCGTCTGATCGATTAACAACTTCCACGACAACATCAATATCTGCAACAGCAACTACACCTGCACCGACATTTTCACCGACACCAACAACTACACCTGTACCGACATCTTCACCTGAACCAACAACTACACCGGTACCGCCATATTCACCTGAACCAACAACTACAGCTGCATCAACATCTCCACCTGAACAAACAACTACACCTGATCCAACAACTACACCTGCACCGACATCTTCACCTCAACGAATAACTGATCCTGTACCGGCATCTTCACCTGAACAAACAACTGATCCTGTACCGACATCTTCACCTGATTCAACAACTGATCCTGCACCGACATCTTCACCTGAACCAACAACTGATCCTGTACCGACATCTTCACCTGAACCAACAACTGATCCTGTATCGACATCACCATCTGAACCAACAGCTGATCCTCTACCGACATCTTCACCTGAACAAACAACTGATCATCTACCGACATATTCACCTGAACCAACAACTGATCCTGTACCGACGTCTTCACCTGAACCAACAACAGGTCCTATACCGTCCTCTTCACCTGAACCAACAACTGATCTCCTACCGACATCTTCTACAACTGAGCATGTACCGGCATCTTCACCTGAATTAACAACTGAACCTGCAACGACATCTTCACCTGAACCAACAACTGATCATGTACCGACATCTTCACCTGAACCAACTACTGATCCAGCACCTACATCTTCACCTGAACCAATAACTGATCCTGTATCGATATCTTCACATGAACATAAAACAAATCCCGCACCGACATCTTCACCTGAACAAACAACTACACATGTAACGCCATATTCACCTGAACCAGCAACTACAGTTGTAACGACATCTTCACCTGAACCAACAACTATACCTTCACCGCCATATTCACCTAAACCAACAACTACATCTTCACCGCCATATTCACCTGAACCAACAACTACATCTGCACCGCCATATTCACCTAAACCAACAACTACGTCTGCACCGCAATTTACAACTGAACCAACAACTACACCTGCATCTGTATCTTCTCCTGAACTAATAACTACACCTGCACCGCCATATTCACCTGAACCAACAACTACACTTGCAACGCCATATTCACCTGAATCAACAACTATACTTGCACCGCAATATTCACCTGAACCAATAACTACACCTGAACCGCCATATTCACCTGAACAAACAACTACACCTGCACCGCGATATTCACCTGAACCAACAACTACACCTGAACCACAATATTCACCTGAACCAAAAACTACAACTGCACAGACATATTCACTTGAACCAACAGCTACACCTGAACCGCCATATTCACCTGAACCAAACACTACACCTGCACCGCCATATTCACTTGAACCAACAGCTACACCTGCTTCGCCTTGTTCAACTGAATCAACAACTACACCTGAACCTCCATATTCACCTGAACCAACAACTACATCTGTACCGACATCTTCATCTGAACCAACAACTACATCTATACCGACATCTCCAACTGAACCAACAACTACACCTGCATTTGTATCTTCTCCTGAACCAACAACTACACATGTGCCGACTTCTTCACCTCAACCAACAATTACTTCAACGTTAGACGCAACAACATTTTCCACTACAG ATTGTGTTTCACCACCCGGAATTCCTAATGGAACTTACACAGCTTTGAGCGCAGCCTATAATTCAGCCATTAACTATCTGTGCAACCCAGGCTTCCAACTGACTGGAAACAACTCCATAATGTGTCTAGATTCCGGGAACTGGAGTGAGTTAAAGGCCACCTGCACTATTAAAG ATTGTGGAACACCTCCTGGTTTGCTGAACGGCTATTTCACAAAAGCAAAGACAACTTTCGATTCATCAGTTGAATACACGTGCATAACCGGGTATGACCTTAATGGAAACAACACCATTGTATGCCTTGAATATGGGAACTGGAGTGAACTCAGGACACGGTGCGAGATAAAAA ATTGTTATAATACTCCAATTGTTGCAAACGGAAAGTGCATCTCCAATACCACCATATATAAGTCGCCTGCCGCCTGTTCGTGTGACGCAGGATACACATTGCATGGGGACAACTATACAGAGTGTCTAGCCAATGGATCGTGGAGTGATGTCAATATCACATGTACTGCCAGGG ACTGTGGACCACCGCCTGAGTTGCTGAACGGCTCTCACACTCAAGGGAAAACAACTTTCAATTCATCGATTGAATACTCGTGCAACCATGGATATGACTTGACTGGAAACAACACCATTGTGTGTTTGGAAAATGGACTTTGGAATAAGCTGGGGGCTACATGCATCATTAAAG ATTGCAACTTAACTAAACCTATATCGCACGGATCGTGTTTCGCCAATACCACAACATACCAGTCTAAGGCTGAGTGTTTGTGTGATGCAGGATACACATTGCATGGAGAAAACTTTACTGAATGTCTTTCCGATGGATCATGGAGTGACGCCAATATCACTTGTATCATCAAAG ACTGTATACCACCGCCTTCGTTGCTGAACGGCTCTCGCACGCAAGGGAAAACAACTTTCAATTCATCGATTGAATACTCGTGCAACAATGGATATGACATAACTGGAAACAACATCATTGTGTGTTTAGAAAATGGAATTTGGAGTAAACTAGAGGCTACATGCATCATTAAAG ATTGCGGAAACTATACCCATACGCTGAATGGCATGGTTGAGTTTCCGAACGATACAACTTACCTGTCCGTTGCCAATGTCCACTGCATTGAAGGATATAGACTGAAGAAGGAACACAATAACAGCGTTACATCAGAGTACATTAACTGCACTGAAGAAGGTCTCTGGCAGGTCTCAAAAGGCTGCGAACTAAAAG ACTGTGGTCCACCACCAAGTGGCAAACTATCAACAGTGAACGCACCAGTGAAGACTTTCAACTCATCAGCTGTGTACACGTGTAATCATGGGTACAGCACATACAATGACTCAACAATCGTTTGTAATGCAAGCGGGCTATGGAGTGATGAAGCACCAATATGTTATG ATATCAACGAGTGTCTTGACAGAAAGACATGTCACTACAACGCTAACTGTACCAACACTGACGGGAGCTTTAAGTGCGAATGTCAGACCGGATACAGAGACCTGGATGGGGTCGGTGGACAACACTGTGATG ATATAGACGAGTGTTCTTCTGGTGGCGATTTCTTTTGCGCAACATCCTTCAACCAGACACGTGTTTGTGTGAATATTGACGGAGGATACGTGTGTGTTTGCAACAAGGGATTTACTGGACCCAAATGTGAACGCG ATATTGATGAATGCATTCATAATACAACGTGCGGAGGAAATGCGGATTGTTCCAACGCGTTTGGTAGATTCACCTGTGCATGCCGTGAAGGCTATCCACAGGGAAACCCCTATCTGGGCTGCTTCG AACCGGTTTTACTGGAGTTCAGTGGAGCGGGAGACAGATACTGGGATATAGACAACGAAATAATCAAGGAGTATCAAATCTCAAGACGGCTGCCGTACTTCGGGGAGTATGTGCACTGGTTAAGG CCAAGCATGGACGGATTCATATCGCTAGATTTCCAACCATTGTACAATCAATATGGAGGTGAAAATGCAAGCGAGTGGAGGACAGCTGTTCAGAACCACTTGGTGATTGCACCGTTATGGACAAACATTGACAGCAGAAATATTACAGACGGAGGACTTTGGATTCACCTTTTTACCGACCGCCAAAAGAACAATGTAGACATTGAGAAAATCCAACAACTCGTTCGTCAATACACCAACCAGACTGAGTTCATTGTTAGTGTGGCCCTGGTCGCCACGTGGAAACACGTGACTGTCCACTCGCCCTATGAACCCGGATATGAACTCGTCAAGCATCAG AACCTGTCGATGCAGTGTATTCTGGCATCAGACGGAATGTACACGTACATCATATTCAACTACGACCGGGAACAGTTTAGTATCAAACCGTTATCAGAAGTACCCGTTGCCAGTggtttcacaaatctaaattACACGGGAGTCATTTTGTCCAACAGAAAAAACTTCACGCGACTTAATCAAGAATCCAATGTTAAGCCAG ATTTTGCTGGAAGGTGGCTCTATAATGTTACAGTCATCACTGAATCCATGAAAAATGAAATCCTTTGCCAAAGATTCTTCGACAGTAATAAAGATGGTCTGAAAACACTGATCAAGAAGGAGCTGGAGTTTGCCCTGCCATGTCCGTGTCAGGAAGTCCTTATGATCGAA GACTACACTTTCAACCGCAATGACTCCCTACGCCCCGGGTTTGGAGACCATATGACATGTTACGAGTCCTGGTTCTTCAGCGCCTATGGCATCAAACAAAGATGCTGCTACAT GTTCAGCAAACTGCAGACGCAGTACCCGGGTGCAGTAGCAGCGgagtttgaaaacaaaacacttgcCGAATTACTCGAGAAGGGTTACAATCAGTGCTGCTCTTCGGGTGTCAGCCAGAAGTTCTGTCATCTGTACCAGGAGATCAACCCGCCTGATGACTGCTCAAAATACACAATAAGCGACGAGATACCGCTAAGGGCAGACATCATGCAAGATGACCTTGGTGTTGAGAAGCAACACGAGGACACCCGCGGCGAGGGGATGATGGGCCACTTCGTCAGAAGTGTGCGAAAAATGTTTGGATTGTAA
- the LOC127853188 gene encoding uncharacterized protein LOC127853188 isoform X6, with the protein MIGFVILVFLEIQCVLLKHGSTATTFKATTSAPTTASYISVAEAVTQDTTSSPPTAFNTTTTKAENPGITTPATTTTTNITTTESETYGTNTFSPTTATNTLTTQIKASSASNTSAVSTKPSDRLTTSTTTSISATATTPAPTFSPTPTTTPVPTSSPEPTTTPVPPYSPEPTTTAASTSPPEQTTTPDPTTTPAPTSSPQRITDPVPASSPEQTTDPVPTSSPDSTTDPAPTSSPEPTTDPVPTSSPEPTTDPVSTSPSEPTADPLPTSSPEQTTDHLPTYSPEPTTDPVPTSSPEPTTGPIPSSSPEPTTDLLPTSSTTEHVPASSPELTTEPATTSSPEPTTDHVPTSSPEPTTDPAPTSSPEPITDPVSISSHEHKTNPAPTSSPEQTTTHVTPYSPEPATTVVTTSSPEPTTIPSPPYSPKPTTTSSPPYSPEPTTTSAPPYSPKPTTTSAPQFTTEPTTTPASVSSPELITTPAPPYSPEPTTTLATPYSPESTTILAPQYSPEPITTPEPPYSPEQTTTPAPRYSPEPTTTPEPQYSPEPKTTTAQTYSLEPTATPEPPYSPEPNTTPAPPYSLEPTATPASPCSTESTTTPEPPYSPEPTTTSVPTSSSEPTTTSIPTSPTEPTTTPAFVSSPEPTTTHVPTSSPQPTITSTLDATTFSTTDCVSPPGIPNGTYTALSAAYNSAINYLCNPGFQLTGNNSIMCLDSGNWSELKATCTIKDCGTPPGLLNGYFTKAKTTFDSSVEYTCITGYDLNGNNTIVCLEYGNWSELRTRCEIKNCYNTPIVANGKCISNTTIYKSPAACSCDAGYTLHGDNYTECLANGSWSDVNITCTARDCGPPPELLNGSHTQGKTTFNSSIEYSCNHGYDLTGNNTIVCLENGLWNKLGATCIIKDCGNYTHTLNGMVEFPNDTTYLSVANVHCIEGYRLKKEHNNSVTSEYINCTEEGLWQVSKGCELKDCGPPPSGKLSTVNAPVKTFNSSAVYTCNHGYSTYNDSTIVCNASGLWSDEAPICYDINECLDRKTCHYNANCTNTDGSFKCECQTGYRDLDGVGGQHCDDIDECSSGGDFFCATSFNQTRVCVNIDGGYVCVCNKGFTGPKCERDIDECIHNTTCGGNADCSNAFGRFTCACREGYPQGNPYLGCFEPVLLEFSGAGDRYWDIDNEIIKEYQISRRLPYFGEYVHWLRPSMDGFISLDFQPLYNQYGGENASEWRTAVQNHLVIAPLWTNIDSRNITDGGLWIHLFTDRQKNNVDIEKIQQLVRQYTNQTEFIVSVALVATWKHVTVHSPYEPGYELVKHQNLSMQCILASDGMYTYIIFNYDREQFSIKPLSEVPVASGFTNLNYTGVILSNRKNFTRLNQESNVKPDFAGRWLYNVTVITESMKNEILCQRFFDSNKDGLKTLIKKELEFALPCPCQEVLMIEDYTFNRNDSLRPGFGDHMTCYESWFFSAYGIKQRCCYMFSKLQTQYPGAVAAEFENKTLAELLEKGYNQCCSSGVSQKFCHLYQEINPPDDCSKYTISDEIPLRADIMQDDLGVEKQHEDTRGEGMMGHFVRSVRKMFGL; encoded by the exons ATGATCGGTTTTGTTATACTAGTATTTCTTGAAATACAATGTGTTCTGCTTAAGCATGGAAGTACAG CGACAACATTCAAAGCTACAACGTCTGCACCGACAACAGCGTCCTACATATCAGTAGCAGAAGCGGTAACACAAGACACAACGTCTTCACCACCAACTGCGTTCAACACAACAACCACAAAAGCGGAAAATCCAGGGATAACCACTCCtgcaactacaacaacaaccaaCATAACAACAACAGAATCGGAAACATATGGGACAAACACGTTTTCTCCGACAACAGCAACCAATACATTAACTACACAAATAAAAGCATCATCTGCATCAAACACTTCGGCTGTTTCAACAAAACCGTCTGATCGATTAACAACTTCCACGACAACATCAATATCTGCAACAGCAACTACACCTGCACCGACATTTTCACCGACACCAACAACTACACCTGTACCGACATCTTCACCTGAACCAACAACTACACCGGTACCGCCATATTCACCTGAACCAACAACTACAGCTGCATCAACATCTCCACCTGAACAAACAACTACACCTGATCCAACAACTACACCTGCACCGACATCTTCACCTCAACGAATAACTGATCCTGTACCGGCATCTTCACCTGAACAAACAACTGATCCTGTACCGACATCTTCACCTGATTCAACAACTGATCCTGCACCGACATCTTCACCTGAACCAACAACTGATCCTGTACCGACATCTTCACCTGAACCAACAACTGATCCTGTATCGACATCACCATCTGAACCAACAGCTGATCCTCTACCGACATCTTCACCTGAACAAACAACTGATCATCTACCGACATATTCACCTGAACCAACAACTGATCCTGTACCGACGTCTTCACCTGAACCAACAACAGGTCCTATACCGTCCTCTTCACCTGAACCAACAACTGATCTCCTACCGACATCTTCTACAACTGAGCATGTACCGGCATCTTCACCTGAATTAACAACTGAACCTGCAACGACATCTTCACCTGAACCAACAACTGATCATGTACCGACATCTTCACCTGAACCAACTACTGATCCAGCACCTACATCTTCACCTGAACCAATAACTGATCCTGTATCGATATCTTCACATGAACATAAAACAAATCCCGCACCGACATCTTCACCTGAACAAACAACTACACATGTAACGCCATATTCACCTGAACCAGCAACTACAGTTGTAACGACATCTTCACCTGAACCAACAACTATACCTTCACCGCCATATTCACCTAAACCAACAACTACATCTTCACCGCCATATTCACCTGAACCAACAACTACATCTGCACCGCCATATTCACCTAAACCAACAACTACGTCTGCACCGCAATTTACAACTGAACCAACAACTACACCTGCATCTGTATCTTCTCCTGAACTAATAACTACACCTGCACCGCCATATTCACCTGAACCAACAACTACACTTGCAACGCCATATTCACCTGAATCAACAACTATACTTGCACCGCAATATTCACCTGAACCAATAACTACACCTGAACCGCCATATTCACCTGAACAAACAACTACACCTGCACCGCGATATTCACCTGAACCAACAACTACACCTGAACCACAATATTCACCTGAACCAAAAACTACAACTGCACAGACATATTCACTTGAACCAACAGCTACACCTGAACCGCCATATTCACCTGAACCAAACACTACACCTGCACCGCCATATTCACTTGAACCAACAGCTACACCTGCTTCGCCTTGTTCAACTGAATCAACAACTACACCTGAACCTCCATATTCACCTGAACCAACAACTACATCTGTACCGACATCTTCATCTGAACCAACAACTACATCTATACCGACATCTCCAACTGAACCAACAACTACACCTGCATTTGTATCTTCTCCTGAACCAACAACTACACATGTGCCGACTTCTTCACCTCAACCAACAATTACTTCAACGTTAGACGCAACAACATTTTCCACTACAG ATTGTGTTTCACCACCCGGAATTCCTAATGGAACTTACACAGCTTTGAGCGCAGCCTATAATTCAGCCATTAACTATCTGTGCAACCCAGGCTTCCAACTGACTGGAAACAACTCCATAATGTGTCTAGATTCCGGGAACTGGAGTGAGTTAAAGGCCACCTGCACTATTAAAG ATTGTGGAACACCTCCTGGTTTGCTGAACGGCTATTTCACAAAAGCAAAGACAACTTTCGATTCATCAGTTGAATACACGTGCATAACCGGGTATGACCTTAATGGAAACAACACCATTGTATGCCTTGAATATGGGAACTGGAGTGAACTCAGGACACGGTGCGAGATAAAAA ATTGTTATAATACTCCAATTGTTGCAAACGGAAAGTGCATCTCCAATACCACCATATATAAGTCGCCTGCCGCCTGTTCGTGTGACGCAGGATACACATTGCATGGGGACAACTATACAGAGTGTCTAGCCAATGGATCGTGGAGTGATGTCAATATCACATGTACTGCCAGGG ACTGTGGACCACCGCCTGAGTTGCTGAACGGCTCTCACACTCAAGGGAAAACAACTTTCAATTCATCGATTGAATACTCGTGCAACCATGGATATGACTTGACTGGAAACAACACCATTGTGTGTTTGGAAAATGGACTTTGGAATAAGCTGGGGGCTACATGCATCATTAAAG ATTGCGGAAACTATACCCATACGCTGAATGGCATGGTTGAGTTTCCGAACGATACAACTTACCTGTCCGTTGCCAATGTCCACTGCATTGAAGGATATAGACTGAAGAAGGAACACAATAACAGCGTTACATCAGAGTACATTAACTGCACTGAAGAAGGTCTCTGGCAGGTCTCAAAAGGCTGCGAACTAAAAG ACTGTGGTCCACCACCAAGTGGCAAACTATCAACAGTGAACGCACCAGTGAAGACTTTCAACTCATCAGCTGTGTACACGTGTAATCATGGGTACAGCACATACAATGACTCAACAATCGTTTGTAATGCAAGCGGGCTATGGAGTGATGAAGCACCAATATGTTATG ATATCAACGAGTGTCTTGACAGAAAGACATGTCACTACAACGCTAACTGTACCAACACTGACGGGAGCTTTAAGTGCGAATGTCAGACCGGATACAGAGACCTGGATGGGGTCGGTGGACAACACTGTGATG ATATAGACGAGTGTTCTTCTGGTGGCGATTTCTTTTGCGCAACATCCTTCAACCAGACACGTGTTTGTGTGAATATTGACGGAGGATACGTGTGTGTTTGCAACAAGGGATTTACTGGACCCAAATGTGAACGCG ATATTGATGAATGCATTCATAATACAACGTGCGGAGGAAATGCGGATTGTTCCAACGCGTTTGGTAGATTCACCTGTGCATGCCGTGAAGGCTATCCACAGGGAAACCCCTATCTGGGCTGCTTCG AACCGGTTTTACTGGAGTTCAGTGGAGCGGGAGACAGATACTGGGATATAGACAACGAAATAATCAAGGAGTATCAAATCTCAAGACGGCTGCCGTACTTCGGGGAGTATGTGCACTGGTTAAGG CCAAGCATGGACGGATTCATATCGCTAGATTTCCAACCATTGTACAATCAATATGGAGGTGAAAATGCAAGCGAGTGGAGGACAGCTGTTCAGAACCACTTGGTGATTGCACCGTTATGGACAAACATTGACAGCAGAAATATTACAGACGGAGGACTTTGGATTCACCTTTTTACCGACCGCCAAAAGAACAATGTAGACATTGAGAAAATCCAACAACTCGTTCGTCAATACACCAACCAGACTGAGTTCATTGTTAGTGTGGCCCTGGTCGCCACGTGGAAACACGTGACTGTCCACTCGCCCTATGAACCCGGATATGAACTCGTCAAGCATCAG AACCTGTCGATGCAGTGTATTCTGGCATCAGACGGAATGTACACGTACATCATATTCAACTACGACCGGGAACAGTTTAGTATCAAACCGTTATCAGAAGTACCCGTTGCCAGTggtttcacaaatctaaattACACGGGAGTCATTTTGTCCAACAGAAAAAACTTCACGCGACTTAATCAAGAATCCAATGTTAAGCCAG ATTTTGCTGGAAGGTGGCTCTATAATGTTACAGTCATCACTGAATCCATGAAAAATGAAATCCTTTGCCAAAGATTCTTCGACAGTAATAAAGATGGTCTGAAAACACTGATCAAGAAGGAGCTGGAGTTTGCCCTGCCATGTCCGTGTCAGGAAGTCCTTATGATCGAA GACTACACTTTCAACCGCAATGACTCCCTACGCCCCGGGTTTGGAGACCATATGACATGTTACGAGTCCTGGTTCTTCAGCGCCTATGGCATCAAACAAAGATGCTGCTACAT GTTCAGCAAACTGCAGACGCAGTACCCGGGTGCAGTAGCAGCGgagtttgaaaacaaaacacttgcCGAATTACTCGAGAAGGGTTACAATCAGTGCTGCTCTTCGGGTGTCAGCCAGAAGTTCTGTCATCTGTACCAGGAGATCAACCCGCCTGATGACTGCTCAAAATACACAATAAGCGACGAGATACCGCTAAGGGCAGACATCATGCAAGATGACCTTGGTGTTGAGAAGCAACACGAGGACACCCGCGGCGAGGGGATGATGGGCCACTTCGTCAGAAGTGTGCGAAAAATGTTTGGATTGTAA